A genome region from Populus alba chromosome 5, ASM523922v2, whole genome shotgun sequence includes the following:
- the LOC118039334 gene encoding transcriptional activator HAP3, whose protein sequence is MTRKGTQSSPIGSPSSENISDSSCKLEQDRFLPIANVSRIMKKSLPANAKISKEAKETVQECVSEFISFITGEASDKCLREKRKTINGDDLLWAMTTLGFENYVGSLKVYLNKYRETEGEKNSMARQEDQLSPTNHGTVGTHETIKVNGSLTDLSTEMDLQIFNNGLYSLGTEVTAKSYGENTRLLGYQENFMAGDFNMNRIGENGDMNCDRARAAQLYHGVGW, encoded by the coding sequence ATGACTAGGAAAGGGACACAAAGCAGCCCAATTGGAAGCCCCTCGTCTGAGAACATCTCAGACAGCTCTTGCAAATTAGAGCAAGACCGTTTCCTCCCCATCGCCAACGTAAGCCGGATCATGAAAAAATCCCTCCCAGCAAATGCAAAAATATCCAAAGAGGCCAAGGAAACTGTCCAAGAGTGTGTCTCTGAGTTCATAAGTTTCATCACTGGCGAAGCATCCGACAAGTGTCTACGAGAGAAGAGGAAGACTATAAACGGTGATGATCTTTTGTGGGCTATGACCACACTAGggtttgaaaattatgttgGGTCCTTGAAGGTTTATCTCAACAAGTATAGAGAGACCGAGGGAGAGAAAAATTCCATGGCTAGACAAGAAGACCAGTTGTCCCCCACCAACCATGGCACTGTCGGTACTCATGAAACTATCAAAGTCAATGGTTCTCTTACTGATCTGTCAACTGAGATGGATCTTCAAATTTTTAACAATGGACTCTACTCACTTGGCACAGAAGTTACAGCCAAGAGCTATGGAGAAAACACAAGGCTCCTTGGCTATCAAGAGAATTTTATGGCTGGTGATTTCAACATGAATAGGATAGGCGAAAACGGAGACATGAATTGCGATAGAGCTAGGGCAGCTCAGCTTTATCATGGGGTTGGGTGGTAG